Within Topomyia yanbarensis strain Yona2022 chromosome 2, ASM3024719v1, whole genome shotgun sequence, the genomic segment TGTCTATAGAAGTGCCccgaactgtcttagattttattcagcatttttttatttttctgggaatccaaatggagaaatttggtgagttagtttgtacaaattttggacTGTAAAAGCAACAGTGCCCTTAAAATTTAGTAAAAGatgtaatttttggtgtttttttttattagtttttcttcaaaactgggtgaTGGCGCTTACCGAGACCCTACGTTGTGTCCTTTTTGTTCCTCGCCAGAATCTGTCCGGCGTCGTTATGGCGGTAACTGGGCTAATCACCCTAACTGCAGTGCAAGACAACTGACCGGCGAGAAGATGCAACAGCGACGGTAGGAAGCAACAGCAAACAGCAGCAACAGAGCAAAAGCGGATAACAGCGGGCAACACAAAACGTTAAATCACACACGTTCTAACGAAAGAAAACTTTATTCCGTTCTGAACTTTCACTTTACTTGATAATTGTACAACTAGTAATAAACTCAGAAATTTTGCTGATCTTGTTCGCATGCAGGTTTAATTTAGACTGTCTGATGATCCCGACCGATCGATGCACGAAGGCGATGATCGCAAACCGGGTTGCCAGAAGGGCTATAGAAACTGGCATAACTCTACGGCCGTTAGCATGTGAAACGCAATGCTGCGTATTACGGTTGCCAACATTTCAGTACGGTACAACATACTCGCCGCCTTGAACGATTGTGTTCaacataataaacataaacaataaacattatAACTTATAGCTAGGCaaaataaattttcacttcttataaactaacattttttctaattttcagCTTATTCTAGTGGTGTATCCGGACTCCGTTGGGCCGGTTGTGGGTTGTTGGCCATCGTTAAACATCCTTCTGCTTCTGGGGCTGTCGTTGTGCACGGTAACAGACAGATTTTTGTAATCGGTCGAGTGATGATACCGCGGTCAGTACGAAGTGATACAACTCGCGTAAGTTGATCCTTTCCTGGCaggactgattcgatgcgagCGAGTGACCAACGAATTGGTGGTTGCAGATCGTCAACGATGATGACTAGTTTGCCAGGGATATTTTCGTCGTTCCGTATCCATCGTCTCGTGTCTTTTTGTAGCTCCTGCAGGTACTCTTTTCGCCAATGGATCCAAAATTGCTGCACATGCATCTGCAGCTTTTGGTAGTGGTCAAGTCGGTTCGCAGGTATGTTCCGTAGGTCTGGGTCGGGCAGGGCATGCATCGATGATCCGATGAGGAAGTGGGCAGGTGTCAAAGCGGTTAAATCATTAGGGTCTTCTGTCATTGGAAGCAATGGTCGCGAGTTCATAATTGCTTCGATTTGGGTAAGAATCGTGCACATTTCCTCGACTTGAACCCAGCTGTCGGAACAAGTGTTTTTTCGCTACCTTTACGGCCGCCTCCCACAAACCGCCAAAGTGGGGGGCTTTAGGGGGTATCAAGTGCCAGGTAATTCCTTCTGCGGTGCAGGCAGAAGATATTTCTTCCTGCTGGGAACGATTTTGAAGCATGGTAAACAGTCCAGTCAGTTCGTTCTTAGCCCCTTCAAAATTCTTCCCGTTATCCGAATGAATGTGTGCGGGCCGGCTACGCCGGGCAATAAATCTTCGTAAAGAACATAAGAAGCCTTGGGTGGACAAATCGCTAACCAATTCTAGGTGAACTGCTTTGGTCGCGAAGCACACGAAGAGGCACAGGTAGGCTTTAGCAGGTGCGGCACGTTTGTGAATTGGTCGAAGGTACAATGGACCCGCATAATCGACACCGGTGACACTGAATGGACGACTGGGTATTACTCTTGGGGTTGGCAATTGACCAATTTGCTGCTGGGCAGGTACCGGATTGAGGCGTGTGCAACGAAAACAATATCTGACGACGCTGCGTACTAGTTTACGACCTCTGGGGGGCCAGAATTCCTCTCGAATTGTTGTCAGCAGCAGTCAGTCCGCCGCCGTGGAATAGTTTCCGGTGAAAATGTTCGACGATGAGGCGAGTTAGCGGATGATTGGTAGGAATTAAAGCAGGGTGCTTTGCTTGGTAGGGTAATTGCGACAGATTCAAACGATCTCCCACTCTCAACACTCTCTCTGGGTCTATAAATGGGCTCATCAAGTGAAGGGGGGAACGCTTCGAAACTGAATTGCCTTCCTCCAATTGTTTTATTTCCGCAGCAAAATCGTCATGTTGAGCCAAACGAATGAGAAGCGTTTTTGATTTTGTTATTTCGTCGACGGTAAGTGATCGGTCGATGGGAGTCGGTGGGGGCTGCGTGCGCACTTTTGCTCGGGTATTGGTGACGAATTTCATACAGTATGCAATGATGCGAAGAAAGCGATTGTATGATGACCATCGTAGAAACCAGGGGTGCACTGTAGGTGTTACTTGAGCGACAACGACGGTTGTTTTTATTTCCAGTTCTTCTTCTGGGACACCTGGGGGTATCGAATTGGGCCAATTTTGCAGTGAATGTGTTAACCAACTGGGACCGTTAGTCCACAAATAGCTTTTGAGGAAATCTTCGACAGACATACCGTGCGAAACCAGGTCAGCTGGATTTTCTTCTCCAGGAACGTGTGTGTACTGCTGGATTTCTGACACTCTGTTGGCAACGAACGTGGGCCATACGTTTGGTGGAGATCGTAGCCACTGTAGAGTGACAGCTGAGTCGGACCAGAAATAGGATGCTATTATGTTGACGTCGATGGCCTTTTTGATGTGGGTGTGCAGATGAGCAGCTAGCACGGCAGCACACAGTTCCAATCGAGCGATGCTGATTCGCTTCAGTGGGGCGACGCGTGACTTTGAAGCCAAAAGCTGGATCCTCACTCTTCCTCGTCCATCTTCACAGCGAGCGTACGTGCATGCACCGTATGCGGATTGGGAAGCATCTGCAAAGGTGTGCAGTTGAATAGATGAGCCGGGTAATAAGGCATACCTGTCTACACGGTGCTCCGAAATCTTTGCCAGTTCTCGATGGTAGCTTTCCCATTTAGACTTGATGGGTTCTGGTACAGGATCATCCCAGCCGCAGGATAGAAGCCACAGTTCctgcattaaaattttcgctCGGACGACGACAGGGGCGATTAATCCAAGAGGGTCGAATAGTCGTGCTATGTCGGAGAGAATCGTTCGCTTTGACGGGTGTTCATCGCTGTGTCGAATCTGTGAGTCGAAACGAAGGAAATCAGCTTCGGGCTCCCAACTAATCCCCAATGCCTTAATGGTTTCATTTGGATAAAAGTGCAAAGCGGATTGCATGCCAATCTGATCATCGGTGAGACCTTGCAGAACTTCGAGCCGGTTAGGGGTCCATTTGCGTAGTGCGAATCCTCCCTTTTCCAATAGTTCAGCGAGCTCTATGCGAAGACGGATTGCTTCTTCCACGGTTTGAGCTCCACCAATAAAATCGTCCACGTAGAAACCCTTTCTAAGTGCTGGGCCAGCTGCAGTGAATGTTCGACCTTCATCTTCTGCCAGTTGCTGTAGAGTTCGTGTTGCCAGGTAAGAAGATGGACCGAGACCATACGTAACAGTGAGTAGTTCGTATATCTGGACTGGAGACTGGTTTGAAAATCGCCAAAGGATGCGCTGCAAAGGAGAATCGTTGGGGTGAACAAGTACTTGTCGGTACATTTTGGCTATGTCACCAACCAGGGCGATCGGAAAGGTACGAAACCGCAAGATGATGGTCAAAAGATCGTCTTGTACCACAGGACCCACGCAAAGAGCTTCATTTAGAGAGAAGCCGGTAGAAGTTTTGGCCGAGCCGTCAAATACGACCCGAACCTTGGTCGTCGTACTTGCTTCCTTAATTACGGGGTGGTGGGGCAGATAGTAGGCTTGAGAGTGGTGTTCGTCGTCCGCTTCGACCAGCCGCATATGGCCGAGGGAGAGGTACTCTCGCATAAACAAATGGTATTCATCTTTTAGGTTTGGGTCTCGTTCCAAACGCCTTTCAAGTAGTCCGAAACGGCGTTGTGCAATGCTCTTCGACTCTCCTAGCATAACGTTGAAGTCTGGTTTACGGGGATACCGAACGATGTATCGTCCTGTAGGATCACGGGATACGGTTGATTGATACAACGATTCACAGTGCCTTTCTTCAACAGAGTAGTTGTCCTTGGTAGTCAGCTCTTCAGTTTTCCAGAAACGCTCTAGACTGTCCTCCAAAGAAATCATCGAAACAACCATAGAGGTGGGTGACGTCACTTGTATAGGGGAATTTTGGTTTGTCGACCCAGCAACAATCCAGCCGAAGACACTGTCCACCAGTAGAGGAAGGTTTCGGCCCAGCTGCAGGCGTGCAGCACTCGGGAAGAACGAGTAGAAATGTTTGGCACCTAGCACCATGTCGATTGGCTGACTCTCGTTGAAAGACGGATCTGCAAGAAATAAGTCCTTCGGAATGTGCCATTCTTTTGTTGATATGGTTTGCGATGGAAGGTTCGCCGTTACTTTGTCCATCACAAGAAAGTCGACGCTGCACGAAAAATCACCCTTTCTAGAAAAAACATGAGCGAAAACGGATTCACGTACTGGCTTTGAAAGTTTGGCGGCCCCTTGTACTGTGACGTTCACATTCTGCCTTCGAAGGCGTAGAATATGAGCCATACGATCTGTGATGAGGTTCGGTTGCGATGCGCTGTCGAGAAGTGCGCGCGCTAGATGCTCTTCACCGTACGCATCGATCACCTTAACGATCACGGTGAGAAGGAACACGTTCTCACGGTACTGCTGGACAGTGGCACTGACTTCAGTTTGCGGGATGCTCTCGGGTTGTGCTGCAGAAGACCCACTGGGCTGCGAAGAAGTCGAAGTGGTTGTAGCTGGAGCGGTATATGTACCCTCATTGTTGAATCGACTGGGACCGTCGGGCTGTTCAGAGTGGAGAAGAGTGTGATGACGACGGCTGCACTTACGGCAGTTGAAATTGGATGGACAACTGCGGGCAATGTGATCACCTTTCATACAGTTGTGACACAGACGTATTGATTTCACAAGCTGCTGACGTTCACTCGACGAAAGTCGGTTAAAACGCTGACATCTCATCAGTAAATGGGACTGGTTACAGAGGACACATTTCTCACCAACATGTGTTACTGGTAAACTCGCTGTGGAGGCAGAAGAAGAGAGACGAAGCTGTGAATGGAATGTTCTCTTCGACGAATGAGCTGGTGGATCAGAAGCGGAATGCGAATCAGCAGTTTGATGGTTGACTGAGATCGATTCCAGTACTCGAGttcttcgttgcagaaaatctATGAGACAAGTGTAATCCGGATTGTCGACGGTAGATGCATGGTCTTCCCATGCCTTCAAAGAGTCATCGTGCAGACGCGTGCATAGCAGATGCTCCAAAATGGTACTCCAGGCGTCGGTTGGTTCTCCTAGTTGTCGAAGAATCTTGGTGTGACGTTCAAATTCGTCCACCAACCCGTGAAGCGCAGCAGCAGACTCCTTCTTCATCCTCGGAATGTCCAACAGTGCCTGCAAGTGACGCTTCTTCAGCAAATAATCGTTGGAATACCTACTTTCTAAAGTTTGCCATGCTAAAGAATAGTTCGCAGAGCTGATACCGATCGATTCAATCAACTGAGCAGCTTCCCCCTTGACAGCTGCCCTCAAATAGTGGAATTTCTGAATATCCGGGACCTCAGAGTTTGAATGAATCAATGCCAAGAAAGTATCGTGGAATGCAAGCCATTGCATGTAATCACCATTGAACTCAGGCAATGAAATTGTTGGCAGCTTGATGCCAGAGAGAGTGGAGGATACACGAGAGGGTTGAGGGCTCCGATCGTTAGGAAGAGGAGACAATTTTGAAATAAGACATGCTTTTATTTTAAAGAGCCGGGGCTCGAAATCAGCACGCACAGTAGCATGCTCGACCTTACCATCTTCGTTGGTTTCGTTGTCCTCCAGTTCCGCTTGAACGGTCTCCAAATTATTCCAAATTCCGTTCAGGTACTCCAACCTCAAAGGTACCTGCGATTCGTCACGAAGAGCGTCGTACTCCACAGCAAAAACCTCTGCCCGACCCAGAGCAGCAAGCAGTGTAGCTCTCCGTGACAGTAGCTGGCTTCTATTGTCGACCTCCGCCATCTCGAATAGCGGGAATCAGGAACGTGGCTAACCAGGAACAGTAGATCGACCTGCACAATGAAAGACCACAGTAGACCCACAGGAGGGGTGGTAAATACTTGGAAAGAGGCTCACCTTTTCCAAGGCAAGTATGTGCCTTGTATATTTATTCAGCCAACAGGAACAGTACAGTACCGTCCGCACTGGTAGGTGAGATGATGATCCGAAGCAGCGCTCAAAAAACCGGCTAAAACTCACAGGAATATCCAGTTAGCAGCAACAGCAAATAATTCGGTTCCGCAAAGATGAAATCACGTTGAAAACCACGGCTAGGAACGCCACGGAAGTGTGAAGATGCCACTGCAGCAACAGTACAGCTCAGCAGGCGGATTCACCACGGCTAGGGACGCCACAGTGAACAATGGTCCTATTCTAATCCAGATCGTTGAACAATGGCGCTTTGTGGCCAACACTATGGCGCTTTGTGGCCAGCACAATGCCAATTCCGCGATCAATTGAATCGATTGTTGGTCCGGAACAATACGAATCGCGCATGCAATAAAGAAAAGGAAATCTAAAGGGCACCTGCGATACCCGCAACACAGATTGGACAGGTAATTACCTTGTATCCAATTAAATTAAGCCttggatttaa encodes:
- the LOC131680615 gene encoding uncharacterized protein LOC131680615, with product MAEVDNRSQLLSRRATLLAALGRAEVFAVEYDALRDESQVPLRLEYLNGIWNNLETVQAELEDNETNEDGKVEHATVRADFEPRLFKIKACLISKLSPLPNDRSPQPSRVSSTLSGIKLPTISLPEFNGDYMQWLAFHDTFLALIHSNSEVPDIQKFHYLRAAVKGEAAQLIESIGISSANYSLAWQTLESRYSNDYLLKKRHLQALLDIPRMKKESAAALHGLVDEFERHTKILRQLGEPTDAWSTILEHLLCTRLHDDSLKAWEDHASTVDNPDYTCLIDFLQRRTRVLESISVNHQTADSHSASDPPAHSSKRTFHSQLRLSSSASTASLPVTHVGEKCVLCNQSHLLMRCQRFNRLSSSERQQLVKSIRLCHNCMKGDHIARSCPSNFNCRKCSRRHHTLLHSEQPDGPSRFNNEGTYTAPATTTSTSSQPSGSSAAQPESIPQTEVSATVQQYRENVFLLTVIVKVIDAYGEEHLARALLDSASQPNLITDRMAHILRLRRQNVNVTVQGAAKLSKPVRESVFAHVFSRKGDFSCSVDFLVMDKVTANLPSQTISTKEWHIPKDLFLADPSFNESQPIDMVLGAKHFYSFFPSAARLQLGRNLPLLVDSVFGWIVAGSTNQNSPIQVTSPTSMVVSMISLEDSLERFWKTEELTTKDNYSVEERHCESLYQSTVSRDPTGRYIVRYPRKPDFNVMLGESKSIAQRRFGLLERRLERDPNLKDEYHLFMREYLSLGHMRLVEADDEHHSQAYYLPHHPVIKEASTTTKVRVVFDGSAKTSTGFSLNEALCVGPVVQDDLLTIILRFRTFPIALVGDIAKMYRQVLVHPNDSPLQRILWRFSNQSPVQIYELLTVTYGLGPSSYLATRTLQQLAEDEGRTFTAAGPALRKGFYVDDFIGGAQTVEEAIRLRIELAELLEKGGFALRKWTPNRLEVLQGLTDDQIGMQSALHFYPNETIKALGISWEPEADFLRFDSQIRHSDEHPSKRTILSDIARLFDPLGLIAPVVVRAKILMQELWLLSCGWDDPVPEPIKSKWESYHRELAKISEHRVDRYALLPGSSIQLHTFADASQSAYGACTYARCEDGRGRVRIQLLASKSRVAPLKRISIARLELCAAVLAAHLHTHIKKAIDVNIIASYFWSDSAVTLQWLRSPPNVWPTFVANRVSEIQQYTHVPGEENPADLVSHGMSVEDFLKSYLWTNGPSWLTHSLQNWPNSIPPGVPEEELEIKTTVVVAQVTPTVHPWFLRWSSYNRFLRIIAYCMKFVTNTRAKVRTQPPPTPIDRSLTVDEITKSKTLLIRLAQHDDFAAEIKQLEEGNSVSKRSPLHLMSPFIDPERVLRVGDRLNLSQLPYQAKHPALIPTNHPLTRLIVEHFHRKLFHGGGLTAADNNSRGILAPQRS